The genomic DNA GGGGAGGGGGATAGAAGAAGATAGAAAAGTGGAActaaaaagcttacaaaaaaaaataaatgttgaaaacaatctttgtatgtaattggaaaaaaatgaaataaaaaaaaccccagaaaaaatatataggtaCTTAACTGTGACTACTACAATCAAACTGTTAGAACTTCAAGACCAtccagctatgtaattattaagtgtctgaggctggattagaactcaggtactcctgacttcagggcaggtgctctatccactgtaccacctagccgtccccctcAGTTAACTTCTTAAAAGTCAAAGTTCATTCGTTCATCTAAAGAGTAAATATGAACTCTGAAAATTAGGCTGAAGCAATGCAAAAGACCTAGGACTTTTGAAACAAACCCTAATGGAGTACAATGAGAATTGAAAAACTAAAGAAGGTATATTCCACAAGGTCAATTTACAAAGTTTGAAACAATTAAGCTGGAATGAGTGCACCCCCACCTCATGCTGGGAGACTCTAAACTGcatcataaacttttttttaggtttttgcaaagcaaatggggttaagtggcttgcccaaggccacacagctagatacttattaagtgtctgaggctggatttgaactcaggtactcctgactccggtgcACTcaggtgctctatacactgcgccacctagccgtccccatcATAAACTTCTAATGAAATCCTGCACTCACCCATTTCCCTTGACCTAAAACCTTCTGAGACAAgcaagaagcagcagcagcaatctCAGAAGGATGATAATGCACCATGTCATAGTCAACAATTGTTAGCTCCATCAGGTACTTGGCTAACGTATGCTGTTCAGCATCTGCCTGTGAAAGAATCACATTCATTATGGAATCAGAGTTGTTAATCTTTGAAAAATCAGTCAAGAGAGATAGcatggtactgtggatagagaactagcctcCAGGTTAAAAAGTCCTTCTTCTCCCAaaatattgactgtgtgaccttgggcaagtctcttaactggTCTAAGGCAACTCTAGAGGATTAATATTACAAAATAGTTGTTGATTTGCATTAGTAGAGAGTTTCTGCACTGGGAGTTACCTACCCTAATGAAATTGTAGGTTTGAAatgaaaatcaatcaataaataatctAGGTCAAAGCAATACAGATCTAAATCCACCTTATTCCACCTCTTGCTGGACACTAAAAACTATTATATTTTGTAACACATGAGAGAAGCAATGGAAAAGGGAAGTTTCCTATTTACACAAATAATGTTATATGGcaaggctgtccaaccttacttttaaaagtttttattgaaacagacAGTAtaatttgatttgccattttagtgagaactcTGCTGTAGCTaagctttgtttactaaagcatttagtaaactcaaGGGGGTCACATAAAATCACACTGTGGCTGCATTCTGAACAACCCTGCTATAAgcttttaaaagattaaaaagacaTTTCCTATTTAATTTACAATCATATGAATGCAGATAAGGCAAAGTGTACCATTTTAAACAgttccaaaaatttttttttaggtttttgcaaggcaaatggggttaagtggcttgcccaaggccacatagctaggaaattattaagtgtttgagaccggatttgaacccaggtactcctgactccagggacggtgcttatccactgcgccacctagctgccccatcacttCCAAATTAGCAACCAAAATAGCAGTAATTCTAAATCTTAACTATTTAGTTGAAGTAAAGTGAGGACCCTCACCTCACCAGCTTTTGATGCTCGTCTTAAGAAGTGGAGTGGAAGTGGTCGACCCAATTCAAACTTCAATTCTTTCAGAatcaaaatttccatttctcGAATTTGAGAACTAGTATATGCATTGTCTGTGATATAAACAAAGTCCTCGACATTTGGAGAGAATATCTCTTCATACTTGGAAGCCAAAAGCAGAGCTGTAACTCCAACCAATTGAAGCATCTTCCGAGAAACTGGATGAACCTACATGAAACAATATTTCCTCTATTACATACAAAACAAGAGACCAAACCCTCCCTTGCACCCTGTAAATTTATGAAAGGAATTCTAGAATCTAAGAGACCTATGTggcaaaagaagggggaaaggaatttCTTAGAATTGGAGGATTCCAAGTTGGGATAATGAGAATGAAGTGAGGGTTGGGTGTCCCTGCCCTCCTTGCTAGTGGTGGCTAAGAGAAGTGAAGAGGCTTTCTTCATCACTGAAGCCTCAGAATGTTCCATTTCCCATGgactaaatcatatttttaagttataagaaaaaagaacattctatagggggaaaaaaatttcaagttaAATTTTACAAGATTAATGTATCTAAATATTACACTCAAGTATGCTACAGACTTTGGAATTACTTTTAAAACTATGATGTGTTTAAATTAACTGAACTTTAGGCCAAATATGGCAGCTCTCTTCATCTGTATTGgtaaattgaaatttaaatctTTCTTACTCCCAGCAAAAGATCATACAAATTGAACAATGAGACATacatattctttttgtttgttttttgcaggggttaagtgactagcccaaggtcacacggctaagtaattattaagtatctgaattcaaatttgaactcaggtcctcctgactccagggctggtacaatatccactgagccacctagctaccctgagaCATACACATTCTGATCAATAAAAAGTTTCAAATGGTTTAGACAATTAATTACTTTAGAAGCTAAAacttcctggggcggctaggtggcgcagtggatagagcaccagccctggagtcaggggtgcctgggttcaaatacggtcttagtaatgacctagctgtgtggctttgggcaggccacttaggcccatttgccttgcaaaaaacctatatatatatatatatacatacatacatacatatatatatatatgtaaagaagcTAAAACTTCCAAACTAAGCTACTTTTCAggcctcatctttaaaaattgtGAAAGGAGAACAGAGACTCCAAATTTACCGtctaattcagcaaatatttactaagtgttCACTTTATGTAAAACATAAATcatgaatagaaaatatgataaCCCATCTTTCTTTTCAAGAAGCAGATACTTTTAAAAGACAGCAAAGCAGCTCAAAGACCTTAACCAAACTATTGAAAATGAAGTTTCTAATATAATACCTACTTGCAAGAAACGATCCATGATTGCAATACACATATAAAGAGTTTCCTGCAGAAGGTGAAATTTGGAATGGACTTGTACCAACCAATCAACCAGGATTGCACGCATACGACCATTGATGTCCTTTCCATCTAAGAAATGTGGGTTTATAGACTGCTGAacctataaaatttaaaaataataataaccctaTTATCAATGTGTTGCTATGGATAAATGTCTCCAAATTACCACAGTATTCTATACATGCAAACAATTCTACCTCAAGTTGTCTCAGATACTGGTAAATATCCTTAACATAGTCACTGCAAAGCTGAGGATTCTCCCAATCTTCATTATCAATGTCCTCTATCTTGCATAAAAGTGCATTTGAGAAAGCCTGGCACAGGTCTTCTTCCTTCATAGAAACATCCATAGGGGTTGGAGACAAACCCTAAAACAAGAtagattaaaataacaaaaaggttgtataaagaaaaaacagattttaCACTTCCTaaccttttaagtttttttttttggaaaacaaaaagttgaagaaaaactctttttttttgttttaattaaagaTACATGGATGAACAATAATGGCAAAAATAAACTACAATAAATTTCAAGATGggttactattgttctataagaatctaTGAGAGGGCAGACTTCAGagtaacctggaaagacttgcacaaactgatactgagtgaagggagtagaaccaggagaacagagcatacattaacagcaacactgtgtgaagAACAGcaatggacttagctcctctcagtagttcagtgaccCAGGTCAGTTCTAAGACTTGTgattggaaaatgccatccacatccagatcaAAAAACTATAGTCTTGAATGCAtcccaaagcatactattttcactttttaaaactttaaacaagtttttaaaactttttctcatggctttttccccctttagttctgattcttcctttataacatgactaatccatatgttaaacatgattgtaaatgtataatctgtataaatttattcattgtcatggggaaggagaggaaaggaagggaaatagaaaaacatggaactcaaaaacttacagaaggatgaatgctgaaaactaactttgcatgtaactgaaaaaataaaataacattgaaagaaaaaaaaaagaattatgtcaACCAGATATAGTAAAAGTGCTTTTGAAAGGCCAAATCTGAGAACTAGTACACTAATGAGAGTGCACTCCAAGAATGACCTGGATGAGTAAATGTtagatgtaaagaaaaaaatgaaaagttgctGTATTTGTGGGGGAGGGCAAATAATCTACACACAAAAACTCAACAACAGGCTCATTCTTGGTAGAACTCTTGGTAAGATCATGAGATCATGGATCTAAAACTGGAAGGGTCACTATCAACCATTTAatccttttaacattttaatagcAGTGAAAAGAGGGCCAGAAAGGTTAAATAGTCCAGAGTTAAAACAACAGTAAAACGGCCAagtcaggatctgaactcaggtaatcAGCTACCAAATTGAACATTCTTTACTTTATTAGACTGCTTCTCAAATATTGCAGAAAATTTTAGGAATAgttcacatatttaaaaattattccctCTAGCTGGTGCTGAGTCATTTCATGTCCAACTATTCGTGACCTCActtgagttttcttggaaaatatattggaatggtttgccatttccttctccagctcattttacagattgaggtaaacagagttaagtgactttccatagtcactcagctaataagtatcagaggtcaCATTCAAACTCCTGACATTAGGACCAGCACTCCTATTCAATGTATCACCGACCTTACCTGATTACTGCTTGGATGAGTATAAGGCaagaaaatttgtgaaaataaaaaaataatatgatagTTTTGATATAGGAGATTTTTCCtatgaaatgagaaatgagaatgtTCACTAAATGAAAAAGTTCAGTAAATGAACAAGATAATGTAATCCATCCCCATATCAAAAGATGCAACACAGTGATTGCATCTAATATTCTTACCTCtagaacaaatgaagaaataattgaaagttAATGAGATGAATGTCCTATTAAAGGGATGCCTACAATAGAGATTCTCAACTTGGGGCCCATGTATAGATTACAGGAGATCtatgaactcaaattttaaaaaaagaaaaaaatacatctttattttcattaatatttagcattttcttcgATTACAAATGTAGGTAACAAACATTATGAGAGGTCTCAAAGTTTCAACAGAATACATGgagcaaaaaaagttaaaaactccTAACTTAAAAGGAGTTAAACCTACtataaaagtgagaaaattttCTCACTAGGGCAGCAAAGTCAGGAAAGAGCCTCCAATTATAAACCATCATCTACAAgcaaagatgcaaagaaaaatgcTGATTTAAACAGACACAAGGGGGAGGGAGAGCCCATCAAGAAATCTTAGATCtgaagaaagactttgaaaagaaaaaaaatttcaaaaatcaaataagagaagtagtggaaaaagaggaaagtaagaaaattatgaaaagataatagcttagttttaaaaatacacaaagaatattgaaaaaatgccttaaaaaatcagaaatggccaaatggttttttaaaaatctcactgaagaaactcttaaaaaattagaattggtgaaatggaaactaatgccccatgagacatcaagaaacaataaatttgtctgatcttgttatctcttatactttatatttcttccttaaggatatgatttctctgtcatcacactcaatttggatcaatgtacagcatggaaataatgtaaagactgacaaattgctttctgtaggggtgggagaagggaagttaagattgggggaaaaattgtaaaactcaaaataaataaaataatttttaaataatttaattggcatggcactgaattcattagttaggtaaaattgtcattttttattgtattggctTTACCTACGCATGAACTACTACTCCAATTATTTAAACCTGACTAAACATAAAAAGTATGTTCATGTAGCTCCCATGTTCAGCAGGTATGTTCTCAGGTAATTTATACtgtctaattattttaaatggtgtataaacaatattgaataatggtgaCAGTGTAGTTTCTCTATTTTTGGCTTtgaattaaaactattttaatttaactttgaaataattaaaatttttaatcactCTTAAATCTTTAATCACACACTTTGCCTCTGTTTTATGGGcaaattcatttcattcacattctaaACTGTAATTACTTGAATATTTCCCTCCTTATTTTTCCTCACTATTCTTCACCCTATTTTTTCCAtatccctcctcttttctttaatttacttCTACCTGTTTCCTTGCCTGTATTCTTCagtccttttatttctttctgaatttagaagatttttatatccttctagatataaattttgttccttttttaacCCATTCTTGGTGAAAGTATACCCACCCACCTTATCACTTGCTTTTTTCTGcaccaattttttcttttatgtcaatTGTATGATATAATTACTCTTTTTTATAATCACTCATCATATATGGCTCAGTCCAaacctttctttcaaactatcCAAATAATGACAGTCATAAGAGTACTGATAACATATTCACATATAAGTAGTAAACAATTTGACCTTATTGAGACCCTTATAATTGGTTTTAATATTTACCATATATTCCTCCTGGATCTTACACATCAAATTTTCCATTAAGTTCTACTGTATTTGCCACTGAAAGTCTTtcagttcattaaatatttttttttcttttaggattatACTTCTCTGCTGGCTAAGTAGCCATTAGTTGTAAACCCATCTATTAAGCTCTACAAGACCTACAATCCTTCAATATGGTagctaccatatttccccatgtgtaagaaacaccttaattttgggacctgaAATTTGAGAAAAATGTACTGAGTTactgaactcaggttttattatcataaaattcatacaactcctcaccactgtcaaaactcccatccatttaAAAGATCATATTCTCCCCAGAGGTTCTAGGACTCTGAGttaggtcttttccttccaagaatttttctatgaatccacTTTTcagctgacctttcttcattttgctaagaccttcagctggggaggggctggttcacaaggGTCTGGCGCTGAgattgctagaggctttactcactgagtgcaactTCCctgactggccagtagggggtgctggttgctttctctggcatgtctgtgaccttgattgaggccttctcccttagcttgaagggagaggttaaagctattgaatccttctgttttcaatcaatggtgggctctagtctggggtgaggtcatccctctccctaggGTCAGCTGGGtgggttcttttgctcacacacctgtgcctgaggcagaagtagtctgtaattctttgttctaggaagaggtctcagctgcaatggaggcctggactctgagttcctcagaccagaggagcccagagatggtgcccacagctctcctgcaccggaactctccccaccagccctgtcagcaagctctgCTTATGCTCccttagttgactcaagccccctcAGTCATCTCTCGGGCCCTCAAGACTTCCTGGTTCCACTTCAGCAGCTAATCTGGTTTATcggggctgatctgccctctgtaaCCAGACTCCCCAGCCTGGACCCAAGGCTGTTTCAGAAGATAAATCCTGAGGTAGGTGTtgtttcttctggcttttctttctgggttttgtgggtcagatttctgttaagaggtttgtttcatatgatagatggggaaagatcaggagactttagaactgtgcttgtcttctctccaccatcttggtcagaagtccctTATTTATTATCtagtattagctaagaaatagagtggcggaccagtggaatagactaggagcaacagcaggaaatgattatagtaatctgctgtttgataaacccaaaaagtccagaTCCctggataagaactctctctttgataaaaactgctgggaaaattgaagttagtatgaaagaaacttagattagaccaataccttgaccaagataagatccaaatggatacaggatttagacatataaaaacaatactataagcaaattagaagatcaaggactagtttacctgtcagatctatggaaaggggagtagattatgactaaggaagagatggagaacatcactaaaaacaaactagatgatttcgattacattagattaaaaaaacttttgcacagataaaaccactgaaagcaagatcaaaagaaatgtagtaaattgggaaacaatctttacaactaatgattctgacaaaggactcatttctaaaataaacagagaactgttatttttattttttagtttttttagtttttgcaaggtaaatgggtttaagtggcttgcccaagaccacacagctaggtaattattccacacagctaggtaattattaagtgcctgagtctggatttgaactcaggtcctcctgactccaatgctggtgctctatccactgcaccacctagccacccctgagtcatatttaaaaaaaaaaaagccattccccaattgacaaatggtcaaaggatatgcaaaggcaatttacagatgaggagatcaaagcaatccatagcaatatgaaaaattgctctaaatcattacttattagagaaataaaaattaaagtttctctgaggtaccacctcacacctctcagactggccaatatgaccagaaaggataatgattattgttggaagggttgtgggaaatctgggacactattacactgctggtggacctgtgaattcatccaacctttctggagagaaatttggaactacgttcaaagagcaagaaaaatgaacataccctttgatccagcaataccactactgggtctataccctgaagagatgatgaaaaagggtaaaaacatcacttgtacaaaaacattcacagcagccctgtttgtggtggcaaagaattggaaatcaagtaaatgtccttcaattggggaatggtttagcaaactgtggtatatgtatgtcatggaacactattctattagaaaccaggagggatgggaattcagggaagcctggagggatttgcatgaattgatgctgagcatgatgaacagaaacagaaaaacattgtataccctaacagcaacataggggtgatgatcaaccttgatgaacttgctcattccatcagtgcaacaatcagggacaatttggggctgtcttcaatggagaataccatctgtatccagagaaagaactgtggagtttgaacaaagaccaaggactattacctttaatttaaggcgggaaaaaaacaggtatcttattgtctgatcttgttatgtcttatactttttgtttcttccttaaggatgtgatttctctctcatcatactcaatttggatcaatgtacaacatggaaacaaaataaagatgacagactgctttccatttgggggagtggggggaggaagtaagattaggagaaaaattgtaaaactcaaataaaatcttttttttttaggtttttgtaaggcaaacgaggttaagtggcttgcccaaggccacacagctaggtaattaagtgtctgagaccggatttgaacccaggtactcctgacttcagggccagtgctttatccactatgccacctagccacccctcaaataaaatctttaataaaaaaaaaaagaagaaaactcccATCTATTAGCtcgtcctcatctgtgtttgatgatgaatcactgtctcagGAGAGACACCTGACACCAATCCTCTGGTCTATGgctgaccacaagcactccctgggcatgTCTGGGTGTGTGCACAAACACTTAGTCCATTTGGtctcatgaacctgaagcaccaattgtctCCTCCTCTGAAATATATAACTTCTTTctcatcagcaattctttttgtCTAATGCTGAACCATCTCTATTaccacaggaattccaattgcccttagCTCTTCAATCCATAGCTTCAATTCCAAtctctaaatcaggtcattttgttgcttctcatggccttcttctgccagggcattttcagtagggtttcttcttcccgtaGCCAATCTTGGGTTGTTTTCTCAGTTGCAAGAGGATCAAACTTACATTCAGGAGcatgatttcctttcatttttttgcaaaatgggtcactttgaacttgaattcagcactgtacaaaaatcttttctgagcaaACCATAATCCAATATGTGAAACAATGAATACAAAGATaagcatgaaaaagtgggaaatgcaagtaaaaaaactaCCACCACTGTATaagtgtgcatatatatatatatatatatatatatacataaagaatgataccatcataagcaaattagaggaacatgaaaaaataagagctatttttCAGCTACTGGGATTCTCTATTTTATGTAGATCCTCCTAGGGGGTAAGC from Macrotis lagotis isolate mMagLag1 chromosome 4, bilby.v1.9.chrom.fasta, whole genome shotgun sequence includes the following:
- the CCNB2 gene encoding G2/mitotic-specific cyclin-B2 isoform X1, with product MALFRRPAVTNGLEDINKGINSKAMKQVTVRRAALEEIGNKVTTRGTQVAKKTEKAKVLVKKTKATNVIRDVKPTATVNPVPKETLVPKGLSPTPMDVSMKEEDLCQAFSNALLCKIEDIDNEDWENPQLCSDYVKDIYQYLRQLEVQQSINPHFLDGKDINGRMRAILVDWLVQVHSKFHLLQETLYMCIAIMDRFLQVHPVSRKMLQLVGVTALLLASKYEEIFSPNVEDFVYITDNAYTSSQIREMEILILKELKFELGRPLPLHFLRRASKAGEADAEQHTLAKYLMELTIVDYDMVHYHPSEIAAAASCLSQKVLGQGKWNLKQQYYTGYSENDVLEVMQHMAKNIVKVNENLTKFIAIKNKYASSKLMKISTIPQLNSKTVQDLASPLLAKS
- the CCNB2 gene encoding G2/mitotic-specific cyclin-B2 isoform X2 produces the protein MTYLRRFGSIELKECWLCYMVTNGLEDINKGINSKAMKQVTVRRAALEEIGNKVTTRGTQVAKKTEKAKVLVKKTKATNVIRDVKPTATVNPVPKETLVPKGLSPTPMDVSMKEEDLCQAFSNALLCKIEDIDNEDWENPQLCSDYVKDIYQYLRQLEVQQSINPHFLDGKDINGRMRAILVDWLVQVHSKFHLLQETLYMCIAIMDRFLQVHPVSRKMLQLVGVTALLLASKYEEIFSPNVEDFVYITDNAYTSSQIREMEILILKELKFELGRPLPLHFLRRASKAGEADAEQHTLAKYLMELTIVDYDMVHYHPSEIAAAASCLSQKVLGQGKWNLKQQYYTGYSENDVLEVMQHMAKNIVKVNENLTKFIAIKNKYASSKLMKISTIPQLNSKTVQDLASPLLAKS